The following proteins are encoded in a genomic region of Montipora foliosa isolate CH-2021 chromosome 8, ASM3666993v2, whole genome shotgun sequence:
- the LOC138012591 gene encoding uncharacterized protein, whose protein sequence is MEHQPTTDIQSNEPTTSIQSMQDEMKALQAELLATKEELVKVKYETAAAIKQVEAVQAQASIDIKSVQKQAAEQLALSKFGLERFSTDNDSIKFYTGFPTYQHIQDFYEFVRPAAETMTYCYASGERESRPGARTMQLIDELFMFLVRLKLGLFEKDLAHRFQICMSSISRKITTWCNFLYFFLGSQMIWPSRDDVNKFMPESFKAMYPTTRVILDCTEIFVQTPTSLLLQSQFYSSYKSSTTLKGLIGITPYGAISFVSCLYTGGISDKEITRCSGILDLLEQGDSVMADKGFDIDDLLRAKGVALNIPPFLKSQGQFTALDVQKTKTIARLRIHVERAIRRIKEYHFFDTDVPLSTLGSVNQLYTVACLLTNFQGPLILSQNKK, encoded by the coding sequence ATGGAGCATCAACCAACTACTGACATACAATCAAATGAACCAACTACTAGTATACAGTCAATGCAGGATGAAATGAAAGCACTACAAGCTGAGTTATTGGCCACTAAGGAAGAACTGGTAAAAGTTAAGTATGAAACAGCAGCTGCAATCAAGCAAGTTGAGGCAGTCCAAGCCCAAGCATCTATTGACATCAAAAGTGTCCAAAAGCAGGCAGCAGAGCAACTGGCCCTAAGCAAATTTGGCCTTGAACGATTTAGCACTGATAATGATTCCATAAAGTTTTACACTGGTTTCCCCACCTATCAACACATTCAGGACTTTTATGAATTTGTCAGGCCGGCAGCAGAAACAATGACCTACTGCTATGCTTCTGGGGAACGAGAAAGCAGGCCCGGAGCAAGAACTATGCAATTAATTGATGAATTGTTCATGTTTCTTGTTCGACTGAAATTAGGGCTCTTTGAAAAAGATCTTGCTCATCGCTTCCAAATTTGTATGTCTTCAATAAGCAGGAAAATAACAACATGGTGCAACTTCCTATATTTTTTCCTTGGAAGCCAAATGATCTGGCCATCACGTGATGATGTAAATAAATTCATGCCTGAGAGTTTCAAGGCCATGTACCCAACTACAAGAGTTATATTGGACTGCACAGAAATTTTTGTGCAGACCCCAACTTCACTGCTACTCCAATCACAGTTCTATTCTTCGtataaaagtagcacaacactcaAGGGTTTAATTGGAATTACACCATATGGTGCCATCTCTTTTGTGTCATGCCTATATACAGGTGGAATCTCAGACAAAGAAATAACAAGATGCAGTGGTATACTAGATTTACTAGAACAGGGGGATTCAGTGATGGCAGACAAAGGTTTTGACATTGATGATCTTCTTAGGGCAAAAGGTGTAGCTCTGAATATTCCCCCATTCCTCAAAAGTCAAGGCCAGTTTACTGCTCTAGATGTACAAAAAACTAAGACCATTGCCAGGCTTAGAATACACGTGGAGCGTGCGATAAGGCGGATCAAGGAGTACCACTTTTTTGATACTGATGTACCCCTTTCAACATTAGGTTCTGTAAACCAGCTGTACACAGTGGCTTGCTTGCTCACAAATTTTCAGGGTCCCCTAATATTATCtcaaaataaaaagtaa